The following proteins are co-located in the Eublepharis macularius isolate TG4126 chromosome 5, MPM_Emac_v1.0, whole genome shotgun sequence genome:
- the NOL4L gene encoding nucleolar protein 4-like, which yields MNDATWMSADQHLNASLSPSQEEEGMRSPQNLHSQEDDDSSSESCSGNGSSTLNPSTSSSTQGDATYPEMNGNGAAAPMDFSASSEDQPINLCDKLTPVHVTPSYQSDSCSADGLRSRTKYGAKSTAESPPYSSGSYDSVKTEVSGCPEDLTVGRAPAADDDDDDHEDHEDNDKMNDSEGMDPERLKAFNMFVRLFVDENLDRMVPISKQPKEKIQAIIESCSRQFPEFQERARKRIRTYLKSCRRMKKNGMEMTRPTPPHLTSAMAENILAAACESETRKAAKRMRLEIYQTSQDEPVALDKQHSRDSATVTHSSYSLPASFSQDPVYINGSLNYSYRSYGNLGGSLQPASSLQTGNHSNGPTDLSMKSGASSTTAPANSTNRGVPAAQLSPTEISAVRQLIAGYRESAAFLLRSADELENLILQQN from the exons ACGACTCCTCTTCGGAGAGCTGCAGCGGCAACGGCTCCTCCACCTTGAATCCCTCCACCTCGAGCAGCACGCAGGGAGATGCCACCTATCCTGAGATGAACGGGAATGGAGCCGCAGCCCCCATGGACTTCAGCGCCTCTTCTGAGGACCAGCCCATCAACCTGTGCGACAAGCTGACCCCCGTCCACGTCACCCCCTCCTACCAGTCAGACAGCTGCAGTGCCGATGGCCTGCGGAGCCGCACGAAGTACGGAGCCAAAAGCACAGCCGAG TCCCCTCCGTACAGCTCTGGCAGTTACGACTCCGTCAAGACCGAGGTCAGCGGCTGTCCCGAAGACCTGACCGTCGGCAGAGCCCCCGCCGCagacgatgacgacgacgaccACGAGGACCACGAGGACAACGATAAGATGAACGACTCAGAAGGGATGGACCCGGAACGGCTGAAAGCCTTCAAT ATGTTCGTCCGCCTCTTTGTGGATGAGAACTTGGACCGGATGGTTCCCATCTCCAAGCAGCCCAAAGAGAAAATCCAGGCCATCATCGAATCGTGCAGCAGGCAGTTCCCCGAGTTCCAGGAACGAGCTCGCAAACGCATCCGCACTTACCTCAAATCCTGTCGCCGAATGAAGAAGAACGGCATGGAAATG ACcagacccaccccaccccatctgaCCTCAGCCATGGCCGAGAACATCCTGGCAGCCGCCTGCGAAAGTGAGACGCGGAAAGCAGCCAAGAGAATGCGGCTGGAGATCTACCAGACATCCCAG GACGAGCCAGTTGCCCTGGACAAGCAACACTCCCGGGACTCGGCCACCGTCACGCACTCGTCCTACTCACTGCCAGCCTCCTTCTCTCAAGACCCGGTCTATATCAACGGGAGCCTGAACTACAGTTACCGCAGCTACGGGAACCTCGGGGGCAGCCTGCAACCCGCCTCTTCGCTCCAGACAGGGAATCACAGTAACG GCCCAACTGACCTCAGCATGAAGAGCGGTGCCTCCAGCACCACCGCCCCAGCGAACAGCACGAACAGGGGGGTGCCAGCCGCCCAGCTCAGCCCAACTGAGATCAGCGCGGTGCGGCAGCTGATCGCTGGCTACCGGGAATCCGCGGCCTTCCTCCTCCGCTCTGCAGACGAACTGGAGAacctcattttgcagcagaactGA